A window of Vibrio ishigakensis contains these coding sequences:
- a CDS encoding putative bifunctional diguanylate cyclase/phosphodiesterase, with amino-acid sequence MKLTYKAKARRILAGLYLLVVLSMCSYEKLTIDRGAEEHSELLLSSFVRKADNMFYTLDLYADALANEPKVAQCMVSCSPRSRASLEQKSELMKQQLRPLLDKYFDLTFSSDDGFVKYIHFALVGSKGAERSFLFDGVGWEDKKLNFNSDDEVGLITVRNRNLENIYVKRAVYLKGRYVGTVSFIAGNYLINNLEPLYMLRQGFLGAKYYVNDHPWHSKLTAPTQSFGLSDHVSANMSYAGLNLEIDVAYSYLSKYQSLLISLAIVSTSFVLMLLLLENRFNGIEIGIKTKELGNLEQRRKINVLSHHLSKKDENEKKLEYKATHDLLTGVLNKTALLERLDREVLDARRYERDFALLFIDLDNFKHLNDYAGHQAGDYALKLLAENLNNSIRATDAVGRYGGDEFVIIASSIHDKGSITFLVDRIKKSLSKLVHHEDKKILLNGSIGIALFPQDATNAKALIEKADTAMYHAKSVGKGVAKFYNPDMDLRAKRELKVESRLNLAIENNDLRLEFQPIIDLELNRAVAAESLLRWKDEELGTVNPDEFIQVAEKSGAINGVGRFVLRESIAQAKIWGHLDDLNVSVNFSCFQFNSPRETLNEVKAILQEANFPARKLQIEITESLMFNNSQEVLNVLQELVDMNIRLCIDDFGAGYSALNYIHQYPFSVIKIDKDIVMDIGTSKASRGLVVAILSMAKELELDVVAEGVENQETLDFLKKHGCRYAQGFLFSKSLSTRDLLCYLSTSQAILDSHSEESPGEQEKI; translated from the coding sequence ATGAAACTAACCTACAAAGCTAAAGCTCGAAGGATCTTAGCTGGATTGTATCTGCTAGTGGTTCTGTCTATGTGCTCCTATGAGAAGTTGACAATAGATAGAGGGGCGGAAGAGCATTCAGAGCTTCTGCTGTCGAGCTTTGTTCGTAAAGCTGACAATATGTTTTATACGTTAGATCTCTATGCCGATGCATTGGCAAATGAGCCAAAAGTCGCACAGTGTATGGTCTCTTGTAGTCCTAGGTCACGTGCAAGTTTGGAACAAAAATCGGAGCTGATGAAGCAGCAGTTGCGCCCCCTTTTAGATAAGTATTTTGACCTCACCTTTAGCTCAGACGATGGATTTGTTAAGTATATTCATTTCGCCCTCGTAGGTAGCAAAGGCGCAGAGCGTTCATTTCTTTTCGATGGTGTTGGTTGGGAAGATAAAAAGCTTAACTTCAATAGTGACGATGAGGTCGGACTTATCACGGTTAGAAACCGAAACCTTGAAAATATCTATGTAAAAAGAGCGGTATATCTGAAAGGCAGGTATGTTGGTACCGTGTCGTTTATTGCCGGCAACTATCTGATTAATAACCTAGAACCCCTGTATATGCTAAGGCAAGGGTTCCTTGGGGCTAAGTATTATGTCAACGACCATCCTTGGCACAGCAAACTTACAGCACCCACACAGTCTTTTGGTTTGAGTGACCATGTTTCGGCGAACATGTCTTACGCTGGATTAAACCTCGAAATCGACGTTGCATACAGCTATCTATCTAAATATCAATCCTTACTCATTTCTCTGGCTATCGTCAGCACCTCATTTGTTTTGATGTTGCTCCTTCTTGAAAACCGGTTTAATGGAATCGAAATAGGCATAAAAACCAAGGAGCTTGGTAACCTAGAGCAGAGGCGAAAAATTAACGTTCTTTCACATCACCTGTCTAAAAAAGATGAGAACGAGAAGAAGCTTGAGTACAAGGCTACCCATGATCTGCTCACTGGGGTTCTAAATAAAACAGCTTTGTTGGAAAGGCTGGACAGGGAGGTGTTAGATGCGAGGCGTTATGAGCGTGATTTTGCCTTGCTATTTATCGATCTTGATAACTTCAAGCACCTTAATGATTATGCCGGTCATCAGGCTGGGGACTATGCCCTCAAGCTACTTGCCGAAAATCTGAACAATTCTATCCGAGCGACAGATGCCGTAGGTCGCTATGGTGGTGATGAGTTCGTAATAATTGCCTCTAGCATTCACGACAAGGGAAGCATTACCTTCCTAGTCGATAGGATTAAAAAGTCCTTGTCTAAGCTAGTGCATCACGAGGACAAAAAGATACTTCTCAATGGCTCTATCGGGATAGCTCTGTTTCCTCAAGATGCAACCAATGCCAAGGCCTTGATTGAGAAAGCTGATACCGCCATGTATCACGCCAAATCTGTGGGTAAAGGGGTGGCTAAGTTTTATAACCCTGACATGGATTTAAGGGCCAAGAGGGAGCTCAAGGTAGAATCCAGGTTGAACCTTGCGATTGAGAACAATGACTTAAGGCTGGAGTTTCAGCCTATCATTGACCTTGAACTAAATAGGGCTGTAGCGGCGGAGTCTCTGCTACGTTGGAAGGATGAAGAGCTAGGTACAGTTAATCCTGATGAGTTTATTCAGGTCGCGGAAAAGAGCGGTGCTATAAATGGAGTGGGCCGTTTTGTGCTCCGAGAGTCAATCGCGCAAGCCAAGATTTGGGGACATCTGGATGACCTTAATGTGTCGGTGAACTTCTCCTGCTTCCAGTTTAACTCACCTAGAGAAACGCTAAATGAAGTGAAGGCTATCCTGCAAGAGGCGAATTTCCCCGCCAGAAAACTGCAGATAGAGATAACCGAAAGTCTGATGTTTAACAACAGCCAAGAGGTGCTGAACGTACTTCAAGAGCTGGTGGATATGAATATCCGCCTGTGCATCGATGACTTCGGTGCCGGGTATTCTGCGCTTAATTACATTCATCAATATCCATTCTCTGTTATCAAAATAGATAAAGACATAGTGATGGATATAGGCACTTCTAAAGCTTCTCGTGGGCTTGTGGTCGCTATTCTCTCTATGGCGAAAGAGCTAGAGTTGGATGTGGTTGCTGAAGGGGTTGAAAACCAAGAGACACTGGATTTTCTGAAGAAACATGGCTGCCGATACGCGCAAGGATTTTTGTTTAGTAAGTCTTTATCTACAAGAGACCTTCTTTGTTACCTATCCACCTCTCAGGCCATACTAGATAGCCATTCGGAAGAGTCGCCAGGTGAGCAAGAAAAGATATAG
- a CDS encoding porin family protein encodes MKKLILASALAVISASSLASIDDQSGFRIGGGFGTDVGKYQLNNLGGENVSADPVFILEAGYDFNEIFALNVKGNMTSYTDYGDNPKNYRPTWDLTVEGEAGYTFDLDNGVLIKPYAALGAVAFDSTTSSDSLESGTNAIRARGALGARMTLDSGLYFDGRIQATDLTPKGMKFNSKDDLLTQAMLTVGYKF; translated from the coding sequence ATGAAAAAACTAATCTTAGCATCCGCTCTGGCAGTCATATCCGCTTCTTCTTTAGCTTCTATCGATGACCAATCTGGTTTTCGTATTGGCGGCGGCTTTGGTACAGATGTAGGCAAGTACCAACTGAACAATCTGGGTGGTGAAAATGTGTCTGCAGACCCCGTATTCATTCTAGAGGCGGGCTATGACTTTAATGAAATCTTTGCCCTAAATGTAAAGGGTAATATGACCAGCTACACAGACTATGGCGATAATCCTAAAAACTATCGTCCAACATGGGATCTGACCGTAGAGGGAGAGGCAGGTTATACCTTTGATCTAGATAATGGGGTACTGATTAAGCCTTACGCTGCTCTGGGTGCTGTGGCTTTTGACTCAACAACAAGCTCAGACTCGCTTGAGAGTGGTACAAATGCAATCCGTGCACGTGGTGCATTGGGAGCAAGAATGACCTTGGATAGTGGCTTGTATTTTGATGGTCGTATTCAAGCTACTGACTTAACGCCCAAAGGCATGAAGTTCAACAGTAAGGATGATTTGCTAACTCAAGCCATGCTTACTGTCGGTTATAAATTCTAA
- a CDS encoding cytochrome-c peroxidase → MKKAIITLSVIGALGTGLLLNDSHDSHQDEHHGHGHGHEDEHAHVHEESTKAQIALVSPIPNDQDYNAPLASLGFTLFNDPKLSSNGKVSCASCHNLATNGAEITPVSTGVKGAGDRNSLTVFNSSLNYRFFWDGRANTLLEQLDGPVENPLEMDSSWEEIETYVLGNTHYKEMFTGAGLKISKDNIKLALTEFMRALNTPNAPFDRYLEGETTALNEQQTRGWNEFQDQGCINCHRGVNIGGGLVTRFGYFGLPDNAEEETSAKSNMFRVASLRNVAQTAPYFHDGSVESLREAITIMAKVQLGKELSEQSIEDIHSFLQTLTGEKPQILQGGVNAKN, encoded by the coding sequence ATGAAGAAGGCAATTATCACATTGTCAGTGATAGGGGCGTTAGGGACAGGCTTATTGTTGAATGACAGCCATGATTCTCATCAAGATGAGCATCATGGTCATGGTCATGGTCATGAAGATGAACATGCTCACGTCCATGAGGAGTCAACTAAAGCACAAATTGCGCTGGTTTCTCCTATCCCAAATGACCAAGATTACAACGCCCCTTTGGCAAGTTTAGGCTTTACCCTGTTCAATGACCCGAAGCTCTCTTCTAACGGTAAGGTCAGTTGTGCATCCTGTCATAATTTGGCCACTAATGGCGCTGAAATCACCCCTGTCTCCACCGGAGTAAAAGGCGCCGGCGATCGTAACTCACTCACTGTTTTCAACTCTTCCCTCAATTATCGATTCTTTTGGGATGGCAGGGCAAATACCTTGCTCGAGCAGCTCGACGGTCCTGTTGAGAACCCTTTAGAGATGGACTCTAGCTGGGAAGAAATAGAAACGTATGTACTCGGAAACACTCACTATAAAGAGATGTTCACCGGTGCTGGGCTAAAAATAAGCAAAGACAACATAAAGCTAGCCCTGACCGAGTTTATGCGAGCACTGAATACTCCTAATGCTCCTTTTGATCGCTATTTGGAAGGGGAAACAACCGCTTTAAATGAACAACAAACTCGAGGCTGGAATGAGTTCCAAGATCAAGGATGCATCAATTGTCATCGAGGGGTAAATATAGGCGGTGGCCTTGTGACTCGCTTTGGGTACTTTGGGTTGCCGGACAATGCTGAAGAGGAAACGTCGGCGAAATCCAACATGTTTCGCGTTGCCAGCTTACGCAATGTTGCGCAGACGGCCCCTTATTTTCACGATGGCAGCGTAGAGTCACTGCGGGAGGCGATCACCATTATGGCGAAGGTACAGTTGGGTAAGGAGCTGAGCGAACAGAGCATTGAAGATATCCACTCATTCTTGCAGACCCTCACAGGGGAAAAACCTCAAATCCTTCAAGGGGGCGTGAATGCAAAAAATTAA
- a CDS encoding ATP-binding protein → MQKIKGTYLVLITLLVACSSALFYLYGQIMKVDQVFVSRSALGHELIELKEKVMLHSLDSQSDPYYLNEEVVDIERKIQMAVRSRDKVFPEYDTSLARLDAYFLEHALALTQTLDRIVGFTIVRNSSLSSLESNGVFEPEIMLDVLGISPSQELPTSETEKAFTLINTVKNIDGYKKELYSSIFHSEKSHFVETTEHGLGDLKAVIQKHIFIGLFIDALILSLIAYLVYHQRVKEFAENEAINQAALEKLEQANEAKSTFLATMSHELRTPMNGVLGLAEIIREDTKEADTKEHVQVILDSGRHLVTLLNDILDISKVEGGELKLEKCPFRLSELIDLVSNSLGPISETKGVALKITSDVPEHLSLVGDPSRVRQIVFNLVGNALKFTEQGSVDLHFELDDGEQPRLLIRVKDTGVGIERDKLDTIFAPFQQADLSTTRKFGGTGLGLTIVKQLAHLMGGDIQVFSQPGVGSKFTVILPIECVATSAEAVAASPSRSQSEKNQTGKRALSILLVEDNLVNAVVANRFLKNFGCEVTNVNNGLEALTILAEKAFDLIIMDNHMPRLSGVDTIKQIREELKLDTVIFGYTADVFQHAHDEFISAGANYVLTKPLQQSTLHSALEQFSEHFSDNLKLSSFEDTPSNVIPLKRVQIENLPITEEEISQSPLLNSEGLEEQDRVELLDALKCELEIAYEGVINAYAESDLEELNEKLHSLKGIAYEFGLETFGALALENESQVRNNILPEAGQLQKMVNLILVNNHQVSRMLGSTTKNKDVG, encoded by the coding sequence ATGCAAAAAATTAAGGGGACATACCTAGTTTTAATCACACTGCTCGTCGCGTGCTCTAGCGCTCTGTTCTATCTGTATGGTCAGATCATGAAGGTAGACCAGGTATTTGTCTCTCGCAGCGCTTTGGGGCATGAGCTGATCGAGCTAAAAGAGAAGGTAATGCTTCACTCTCTCGACAGTCAAAGTGACCCCTATTATCTCAATGAAGAAGTGGTTGATATTGAGCGCAAAATTCAGATGGCGGTGCGTAGTAGGGATAAAGTTTTTCCTGAGTATGACACAAGTTTAGCTAGGCTAGATGCCTACTTTTTAGAGCACGCCCTCGCGCTTACACAGACGCTCGATAGAATAGTGGGCTTCACTATTGTCAGAAACTCGTCACTCTCCTCACTAGAATCCAATGGTGTTTTTGAACCCGAGATTATGCTTGATGTCCTCGGCATTTCACCTAGTCAAGAGTTACCGACCTCAGAAACAGAGAAAGCCTTTACCTTGATCAATACGGTAAAAAATATCGACGGATATAAGAAAGAGCTTTATTCCTCCATATTTCATTCAGAAAAATCGCACTTTGTTGAAACAACAGAGCATGGCCTTGGCGATCTAAAGGCGGTTATTCAAAAACACATCTTTATAGGTTTGTTCATCGATGCTTTGATATTGAGCTTGATAGCGTATTTGGTTTATCACCAGCGAGTGAAGGAGTTTGCAGAGAATGAGGCAATAAACCAGGCCGCACTAGAGAAACTGGAACAAGCTAATGAGGCGAAATCTACCTTCCTCGCCACCATGAGTCATGAGCTCAGAACCCCGATGAACGGGGTATTAGGACTGGCAGAGATAATTCGTGAAGATACCAAAGAAGCGGATACAAAAGAGCATGTTCAGGTAATCTTGGACTCAGGCAGGCATTTGGTGACTTTGCTAAATGATATTTTAGATATTTCTAAGGTTGAAGGGGGAGAGTTGAAGCTTGAGAAGTGTCCGTTTCGTCTTTCTGAGCTTATCGACCTCGTTTCTAACTCCTTGGGACCTATTTCAGAAACCAAAGGTGTGGCGCTTAAGATCACCAGCGATGTTCCAGAGCATTTGAGCTTAGTTGGTGACCCATCCAGAGTCAGACAGATAGTATTTAACCTGGTAGGCAATGCACTTAAGTTTACAGAGCAAGGCAGCGTTGATCTTCACTTTGAACTTGATGATGGTGAGCAACCGAGACTGCTGATAAGAGTTAAAGACACAGGTGTTGGGATAGAAAGAGACAAACTGGATACCATCTTCGCGCCATTTCAGCAGGCCGACCTTTCAACCACTAGAAAATTCGGCGGTACCGGGTTAGGTCTTACCATAGTTAAGCAGTTAGCCCATCTGATGGGAGGAGACATACAGGTATTTAGCCAGCCTGGTGTCGGCAGTAAGTTTACAGTCATTCTACCGATAGAGTGTGTTGCTACCTCCGCTGAAGCTGTTGCAGCGAGCCCTAGTCGTAGCCAATCTGAGAAGAATCAGACTGGCAAGCGAGCGTTAAGCATATTGCTTGTGGAAGATAATCTAGTAAATGCTGTTGTGGCTAACAGATTCTTGAAGAACTTTGGTTGCGAGGTGACGAACGTCAATAATGGCCTTGAAGCGCTCACCATTCTTGCAGAGAAAGCCTTTGACTTGATCATCATGGATAACCATATGCCAAGGTTAAGTGGTGTAGATACCATAAAGCAGATCAGAGAAGAGCTTAAACTAGATACCGTGATATTTGGTTATACTGCCGACGTGTTTCAGCATGCCCATGATGAGTTTATCAGTGCCGGCGCCAACTACGTGTTGACTAAACCCCTACAGCAAAGCACCTTGCATAGTGCTCTAGAGCAGTTCAGTGAACATTTTAGCGATAACCTAAAGCTGTCCTCATTTGAAGATACCCCATCAAACGTTATTCCGCTAAAGCGCGTGCAAATTGAGAATCTCCCGATTACAGAAGAAGAGATCTCACAGAGTCCGCTGTTGAATAGTGAAGGGCTTGAGGAACAAGACAGAGTTGAGTTACTTGATGCCCTTAAGTGCGAGCTGGAGATTGCATATGAGGGCGTTATCAATGCCTATGCCGAGTCCGACCTAGAAGAGCTCAATGAAAAGCTTCATTCGCTGAAAGGAATCGCTTATGAGTTTGGCCTTGAGACTTTTGGAGCACTGGCGCTAGAAAATGAAAGCCAAGTGAGAAATAACATATTGCCTGAGGCTGGGCAGCTTCAAAAAATGGTCAATTTGATCTTGGTAAATAATCACCAGGTCTCCAGAATGTTAGGTAGTACCACTAAAAACAAGGATGTTGGTTAG
- a CDS encoding response regulator, producing MSTINHSLTNKNSSLKELALLLNSIQYNQARIIDARAELVSNKNQDTLQRLNSYRGELEENIQSFNESAYLHNIDEIVFEPSFDQNMQAYEEYINQIDSLQKSLLNEEGKGLLESHRLAWFLLYRSSLTYNSESLSTSLLNTQYSIDNFINRPDTANLRSANSLISKTQESIGREYQYLYQAFLTYENVFQYITDTYNEIGINDDSGIRRELSGLEYALRSYVSERQANFDSYAANQLTQNQNLYWVANGTLFLSVVLAVIYLIYKSASFENWMMASKTSAARLHRSKNQFLADVSNEIRTPLNGIIGMANFLSEDNLKSHQRDQVNIISNCSNKLLSLVNDVLDLSRIESGDFRVNPVVINTKQAVFDCVELYQQDALINSTRFELEMDDALPHQVQLDEFRLKQVLNAFLSDAVKDSFIETIVIRLKSEFVNDTSRINLLFEIENQRPELSNADSFSFQNLSQMKLSAGLSEFSINVCDAIINKMGGELSVDKRNEQVLNIRFNLQAKVIKQAVGATERDTNPSIAVVVDSEKQRQAIVKECTDHGFKDIQGYDSLEEVGNHVNTLIYQPYENGKSIKQLKQYIEQHPDTRIIVSGEKVNPSFRGVKQIAGYVTYPVLGQRLISLLEDKDESNPLLEREEIPSTSFEELNISGRVLIVEDDEVNAKVLSLYLSKLDCEFDVASNGLEAVNQIKRGNHYSIIIMDCMMPVMDGYQATVEIRKLEKELRLTPTPIVALTANTLEQDLNKCLESGMDRYLLKPIDKNLLFETIEEFVS from the coding sequence ATGAGCACCATTAATCACAGTCTTACCAACAAAAACAGTTCGCTGAAAGAACTCGCGCTTCTTCTCAATTCAATCCAGTACAATCAAGCGCGAATCATAGATGCGAGGGCTGAGCTGGTCAGTAATAAGAATCAGGATACGCTACAAAGACTCAACTCTTATCGAGGTGAACTTGAAGAAAATATCCAAAGTTTTAATGAATCGGCCTATTTGCATAATATTGATGAAATTGTATTTGAGCCTAGCTTTGATCAGAACATGCAGGCTTATGAAGAGTATATAAATCAGATAGATAGTCTTCAGAAGTCTCTATTAAATGAGGAAGGAAAGGGACTTTTAGAGAGCCATAGACTCGCTTGGTTTTTACTCTATCGTTCCTCGTTGACCTACAACAGCGAGAGTTTATCGACCTCGCTACTCAACACTCAGTATTCTATTGATAACTTCATCAATCGACCAGACACAGCCAACCTCAGATCAGCCAATAGCTTGATCAGCAAGACTCAAGAGTCTATCGGCCGAGAATATCAATATCTGTATCAAGCGTTTTTAACCTACGAGAATGTGTTTCAATACATCACAGATACCTACAATGAGATAGGCATCAATGATGACTCTGGGATTAGGCGAGAGTTGTCAGGCTTGGAGTATGCGCTTAGATCCTATGTCTCTGAGCGTCAGGCTAATTTTGATAGCTATGCAGCTAATCAATTAACCCAAAATCAGAACCTGTATTGGGTGGCCAATGGAACCCTGTTTTTATCTGTCGTTTTGGCAGTGATATATCTTATCTACAAGAGTGCGTCGTTTGAGAATTGGATGATGGCATCTAAAACCAGTGCAGCTAGGCTTCATCGCAGTAAGAATCAGTTCTTGGCCGACGTGTCTAATGAGATTCGTACTCCACTGAATGGCATCATAGGAATGGCTAACTTCCTTTCTGAAGATAACCTCAAATCCCATCAAAGAGACCAGGTCAATATCATCAGTAACTGCTCCAATAAACTGCTCTCTTTAGTCAATGATGTGTTGGACCTATCTAGGATTGAGTCTGGAGACTTTAGGGTTAACCCAGTAGTAATAAACACCAAGCAGGCAGTATTTGATTGTGTTGAACTGTATCAGCAGGACGCCCTGATTAACTCGACTCGATTTGAACTCGAGATGGACGATGCGTTGCCTCATCAGGTGCAATTAGACGAGTTCAGGCTAAAACAGGTATTGAATGCGTTTTTGTCCGATGCGGTTAAAGACAGCTTCATCGAGACCATAGTGATTAGGCTCAAATCTGAGTTTGTAAACGACACCAGCCGAATCAATCTGTTGTTTGAAATAGAGAATCAAAGACCAGAACTGAGCAACGCAGACAGCTTTAGTTTCCAGAATTTGAGCCAAATGAAACTCAGCGCTGGGCTATCCGAGTTCAGCATCAATGTTTGCGATGCCATCATCAATAAAATGGGTGGTGAGCTATCTGTTGATAAGCGAAATGAGCAAGTCCTCAATATCCGATTTAATCTGCAGGCCAAGGTCATTAAGCAGGCTGTTGGTGCTACAGAGCGAGATACAAACCCTTCTATCGCGGTGGTCGTAGATTCTGAGAAACAAAGACAGGCTATCGTCAAAGAGTGCACGGACCATGGGTTCAAAGATATCCAAGGCTATGACAGTTTGGAAGAAGTTGGAAACCATGTGAACACCCTGATTTATCAGCCCTATGAGAACGGTAAGTCTATTAAGCAGTTGAAGCAATATATCGAGCAGCACCCTGATACTCGCATCATAGTGTCCGGAGAGAAGGTTAATCCGAGCTTTCGCGGGGTGAAGCAAATTGCAGGCTATGTGACCTATCCCGTTTTGGGACAACGTCTTATCTCTTTACTTGAAGACAAGGATGAGTCAAATCCACTTCTGGAGAGAGAGGAGATACCTTCCACTTCGTTTGAAGAGCTCAATATTTCAGGCCGAGTCTTGATAGTCGAGGACGATGAAGTGAATGCGAAAGTGCTTTCCCTTTATCTATCTAAGCTAGACTGCGAGTTTGATGTGGCTTCAAATGGTTTAGAGGCAGTCAATCAAATCAAACGGGGTAATCATTACAGCATCATCATTATGGATTGCATGATGCCTGTCATGGACGGATACCAAGCGACCGTTGAAATAAGAAAACTCGAGAAAGAACTTAGGTTAACACCGACACCAATCGTCGCGCTGACAGCAAACACCTTAGAGCAAGATCTAAATAAGTGCCTAGAGTCGGGCATGGACAGATATTTGCTGAAACCAATCGATAAGAATTTACTGTTTGAGACTATCGAAGAGTTTGTTTCTTAA
- a CDS encoding ATP-binding protein, translating to MTAITHWFDNISLKVKFLFCVFIPISLVLVVSTTVYHNTQSLLSDNGWVNHTHKAIGRAEELLSLVDKMEYGHRGAVLTDENSFAEKFTYALAAWPNKIATLTNQVDDNPEQVQRLNYINKLHKQWLSLVSNEVNHPSNSRSSNLAFMEHVPKDTEGSEYAKIKREIKSELTKFIRIEKKLIYKRINASKESADKTTYTLIFGSLLIIMISSLVAIMASHRLNKRLKILLLASNEMKDLNLARGVNMLQNKAYFRTKDEISTLTSSFYSLAQTLQGSYKEMELKNRRLEEEKRKAEKATQAKSDFLSTMSHEIRTPLNGVLGLAQIIKDESKEASTIEHSTIILESGQHLLTILNDILDYSKIEENKLTLEQEFFDVDRILNPVLKPLSQLASDKGISLKAHNKIPENTLLLGDRNRLTQILFNLTGNAIKFTSHGSVIIDLYLHKASNRFVISVIDSGIGIPIDKQRNIFKSFEQADTSTTRKYGGTGLGLAIVSKLVSLMKGHIDLESKEGEGSTFTITLPMEWKEQALSPQLIQDSAHRDIDYPKLHVLIVDDNKVNGIVARNFCTRLGFTVELAENGKIAIAMLSEKDFDLVIMDNHMPEMNGIECTHYIRDQLSSDVIIFAYTADVFDEPHKAFLRAGANAVLTKPLQEQSFADALQTAFAKRKESGLGSPITSNVTSIVRKPIRKLKVTEEELSNSQVLQEMADDHSGLIAIVETLVNDFRNLIPSLVETHEGENHDGLRSALHSVKGMAMSLHMNNLTELAVQLEEKAINKESIETEKLQKLINLMLINISEGENIVRIASRHLNKDKGVS from the coding sequence ATGACCGCAATAACTCATTGGTTTGACAATATCTCCCTAAAGGTCAAATTCCTATTCTGTGTTTTTATTCCTATCTCCTTGGTATTGGTGGTCTCTACTACCGTTTACCACAACACTCAATCTCTGCTCTCCGACAACGGTTGGGTAAACCACACTCATAAAGCTATCGGTCGCGCAGAAGAACTGCTGAGCCTAGTGGACAAGATGGAGTATGGGCACCGCGGTGCGGTGCTTACCGATGAAAACAGCTTTGCTGAGAAATTTACCTATGCCCTTGCAGCGTGGCCAAATAAAATTGCCACCCTCACCAACCAAGTGGATGACAATCCAGAACAAGTCCAAAGACTCAACTATATAAATAAGCTACACAAGCAATGGTTGTCTCTAGTAAGTAATGAGGTGAATCATCCCTCGAATTCTCGTAGTTCGAATCTAGCATTTATGGAACACGTGCCCAAAGACACCGAAGGAAGTGAGTACGCAAAAATTAAGCGGGAGATAAAATCTGAATTAACCAAGTTCATTCGGATTGAAAAGAAACTCATATATAAAAGAATTAATGCCTCAAAAGAATCCGCAGATAAAACCACCTATACCCTTATATTTGGCTCGCTACTAATTATCATGATCTCTTCACTAGTCGCGATAATGGCATCACACAGATTGAATAAGAGACTAAAGATTCTCCTTCTAGCATCTAATGAGATGAAAGACCTAAACTTGGCTCGTGGCGTGAACATGTTACAAAACAAAGCCTATTTTAGAACCAAAGATGAGATCTCAACACTAACCAGCAGTTTCTATTCGTTAGCTCAGACTCTTCAAGGCTCTTATAAAGAGATGGAGCTAAAAAACAGACGCCTAGAGGAAGAAAAACGAAAAGCGGAAAAAGCCACTCAGGCGAAATCTGACTTCCTCTCAACGATGAGCCATGAGATCAGAACACCATTGAATGGCGTCCTGGGTCTAGCTCAGATTATCAAGGACGAAAGTAAAGAAGCGTCCACTATTGAGCATTCCACTATCATTCTTGAATCAGGCCAACACCTGCTCACAATACTTAACGACATACTAGATTACTCGAAAATTGAGGAAAACAAGCTCACATTAGAACAAGAGTTCTTCGACGTTGATCGTATTCTCAATCCTGTACTTAAACCCCTTTCTCAATTAGCGTCTGACAAAGGGATCTCGCTAAAAGCCCATAACAAGATCCCAGAGAACACCCTATTACTGGGAGACCGCAATAGGCTAACCCAGATCCTTTTCAATCTAACTGGCAATGCTATCAAATTCACGTCTCACGGCAGCGTGATTATCGACCTCTACTTACACAAAGCCAGTAACCGATTCGTTATTTCTGTTATTGATTCCGGCATTGGCATACCGATAGACAAACAGAGAAATATCTTCAAATCATTCGAACAAGCTGATACCTCAACCACACGTAAGTACGGTGGCACCGGGCTAGGCTTGGCTATCGTAAGTAAGTTAGTCAGTTTGATGAAAGGTCATATCGATCTTGAAAGCAAAGAGGGAGAAGGCTCCACTTTTACCATCACCTTACCTATGGAATGGAAAGAACAAGCCTTAAGCCCACAGCTCATTCAAGACTCAGCGCACCGCGACATCGATTACCCTAAATTGCATGTACTGATAGTAGATGACAATAAGGTCAACGGCATTGTTGCGCGAAACTTCTGCACTAGGTTAGGCTTCACAGTAGAACTCGCTGAAAACGGCAAGATTGCGATTGCCATGCTCTCAGAGAAAGACTTTGACTTGGTGATCATGGATAACCATATGCCTGAAATGAATGGCATTGAGTGCACCCACTATATAAGAGACCAGCTGTCCAGTGACGTGATTATATTTGCCTACACTGCGGACGTTTTTGATGAGCCTCATAAAGCCTTCTTGCGAGCCGGTGCAAACGCGGTACTCACTAAACCTCTGCAAGAACAAAGCTTCGCTGATGCGCTGCAAACCGCCTTTGCCAAGAGAAAAGAGTCTGGCTTAGGCTCGCCAATAACTTCTAACGTGACGTCCATAGTCAGAAAGCCCATTAGAAAACTGAAAGTTACAGAGGAAGAACTGAGTAACTCGCAAGTCTTACAGGAAATGGCAGATGATCATAGCGGTCTAATTGCGATTGTAGAAACCCTAGTTAATGACTTCAGAAACCTTATCCCTTCATTAGTCGAAACACATGAAGGCGAAAATCATGACGGTTTGCGCAGTGCACTGCATAGCGTGAAAGGGATGGCAATGAGCCTTCATATGAATAACCTGACCGAGCTTGCGGTGCAATTGGAAGAAAAGGCCATCAACAAAGAGTCTATAGAGACGGAAAAGCTGCAAAAACTGATCAACCTGATGCTGATTAATATCTCAGAAGGGGAAAACATAGTGCGTATTGCTAGCCGTCACCTGAATAAAGATAAAGGGGTGAGTTAA